In Labilithrix sp., a genomic segment contains:
- a CDS encoding phosphotransferase gives MSGGASTRRYFRLTLPGGKTAVAMFVPEGGRPEEVQKAHAGTRWPFLEVRDLLADRGVDVPRILAEDTDSGWLVLEDLGDDTLANWLLKRPADREDLYRKAVTDLARAQKELASLPRGCVVGSRHFDFDLLRWEIEHFKEWGLDAREKPLAAADVEAWNGIADRLAERVAALPRGFVHRDYQSRNLMVVDEKRLVWIDFQDALLGPRVYDLVALLNDSYQEFDRAFVEARLRDYAAAAGCAYDGLPAEFDLVTVQRKLKDAGRFVFIDRQKGNPSFLKFVTPTIAKVGGALARLAPDDPDMAALHAMLRRTLGDELG, from the coding sequence ATGTCGGGGGGCGCCTCGACGCGGCGGTACTTCCGGCTCACGCTCCCCGGCGGCAAGACCGCGGTCGCGATGTTCGTCCCCGAAGGCGGCCGCCCCGAAGAGGTGCAGAAGGCGCACGCCGGGACGCGCTGGCCGTTCCTCGAGGTGCGCGACCTCCTCGCCGATCGCGGCGTCGACGTCCCGCGCATCCTCGCGGAGGACACCGACAGCGGCTGGCTCGTCCTCGAAGACCTCGGCGACGACACGCTCGCGAACTGGCTCCTCAAGCGCCCCGCCGATCGCGAGGACCTCTACCGCAAGGCGGTCACCGACCTCGCGCGCGCGCAGAAGGAGCTCGCGTCGCTCCCGCGAGGTTGCGTCGTGGGGAGCCGCCACTTCGACTTCGACCTGCTCCGCTGGGAGATCGAGCACTTCAAGGAGTGGGGGCTCGACGCGCGCGAAAAGCCGCTCGCCGCCGCCGACGTGGAGGCGTGGAACGGCATCGCCGATCGGCTCGCCGAGCGCGTCGCCGCGCTGCCGCGAGGGTTCGTCCATCGCGACTACCAGTCGCGGAACCTCATGGTCGTCGACGAGAAGCGCCTCGTCTGGATCGACTTCCAGGACGCGCTGCTCGGGCCGCGCGTCTACGACCTCGTCGCGCTCTTGAACGACAGCTACCAGGAGTTCGATCGCGCCTTCGTCGAGGCGCGCCTCCGCGACTACGCCGCCGCCGCGGGCTGCGCGTACGACGGCCTCCCCGCCGAGTTCGATCTCGTCACCGTGCAGCGGAAGCTCAAGGACGCGGGGCGCTTCGTGTTCATCGATCGGCAGAAGGGCAACCCGTCGTTCCTCAAGTTCGTCACCCCGACGATCGCGAAGGTCGGCGGCGCGCTCGCGCGGCTCGCGCCGGACGATCCGGACATGGCCGCCCTCCACGCGATGTTGCGGCGCACGCTGGGCGACGAGCTCGGATGA
- a CDS encoding beta-galactosidase, whose product MSRGSDAPPPRTVEIHPHGLLLAQREEVLPLWAGAMHYWRHAPEHWAPCLDAMKAMGLRVVDTYVPWGVHETSQGDFDFGQSFARLDVARFMKLCHERGLYVICRPGPHINAELTYFGLPERVVWDRECQARTPRDNPVVLPMVPSAFPVPSYASDAFHDEAALWFEAVGRVLAQHQYPHGPIVMWQIDNEGALYFRDGPYDQDYHPDAIRLFRAFLREKYSSAKALRDAWNEANVTFATAAPPQRFDATTADELPRHMDWMEFHEHLLAEAMARFAKALENAGCASVPTMHNLPLGEAATALNAGRIAKVVDLVGLDYYHPADPKHHLSILRRTGELAVRSVGRSAPAFGAEVGAGFPPFFPPLDEADSLYTLCAALAYGLRGFNLYMAVDRDRWVGAPIDEHGLPRRFADDYRALIAALDKVRFHTLRRRAPVRLVVPRALRRLSRATHAFGPVTPTFFNVAGAGPLEASFEDDLGLGGGAAPIVGESFVRAFERALLARGVPFAYAGGEALVSSIEGASWIVCTTAGGLKRDVLDTLRDAHARGTAVTIGPSIPSRDGSMRTLDRPHDVGGLDLEPLDDPARADALVARYVDELGLPTFPVDPPTVHVTVHEDDAGAPQVVFVMNPEPTAVLATVGLGANVRSIVDLLPRSRDAARIDAQAGGFVIEVPARSARMFSVVG is encoded by the coding sequence ATGAGCCGCGGCTCCGACGCGCCGCCGCCGCGCACCGTCGAGATCCATCCCCACGGGCTCCTCCTCGCGCAACGCGAAGAGGTGCTCCCGCTCTGGGCCGGCGCGATGCACTACTGGCGCCACGCCCCCGAGCACTGGGCGCCGTGCCTCGACGCGATGAAGGCGATGGGCCTCCGCGTCGTCGACACCTACGTCCCGTGGGGCGTGCACGAGACCTCGCAGGGCGACTTCGACTTCGGTCAGAGCTTCGCGCGCCTCGACGTCGCCCGCTTCATGAAGCTCTGTCACGAGCGCGGGCTCTACGTCATCTGCCGGCCCGGCCCTCACATCAACGCAGAGCTCACGTATTTCGGATTGCCCGAGCGCGTGGTGTGGGACCGCGAGTGCCAGGCGCGGACGCCGCGCGACAACCCGGTCGTGCTGCCGATGGTCCCGAGCGCGTTCCCGGTCCCGAGCTACGCGAGCGACGCCTTCCACGACGAGGCCGCGCTGTGGTTCGAGGCGGTCGGGCGCGTGCTCGCGCAGCACCAGTACCCGCACGGCCCGATCGTGATGTGGCAGATCGACAACGAGGGCGCGCTCTACTTCCGCGACGGGCCCTACGATCAGGACTACCACCCCGACGCGATCCGCCTCTTCCGCGCGTTCCTCCGCGAGAAGTACTCGAGCGCGAAGGCGCTCCGCGACGCGTGGAACGAGGCCAACGTCACGTTCGCGACCGCGGCGCCGCCGCAGCGCTTCGACGCGACGACGGCGGACGAGCTCCCGCGCCACATGGACTGGATGGAGTTCCACGAGCACCTCCTCGCCGAGGCGATGGCGCGCTTCGCGAAGGCGCTCGAGAACGCGGGCTGCGCGTCGGTGCCGACGATGCACAACCTCCCCCTCGGCGAGGCGGCGACGGCGCTGAACGCGGGGCGCATCGCGAAGGTCGTCGACCTCGTCGGCCTCGACTACTACCACCCCGCCGATCCGAAACATCACCTCTCGATCTTGCGGCGCACCGGCGAGCTCGCCGTGCGGAGCGTCGGCCGCAGCGCGCCCGCCTTCGGGGCCGAGGTCGGCGCCGGCTTCCCGCCGTTCTTCCCGCCGCTCGACGAGGCGGACTCGCTCTACACGCTGTGCGCCGCGCTCGCGTACGGGCTCCGCGGCTTCAACCTGTACATGGCGGTCGATCGCGATCGCTGGGTCGGCGCGCCGATCGACGAGCACGGCCTCCCGCGCCGCTTCGCCGACGACTACCGCGCGCTCATCGCCGCGCTCGACAAGGTCCGCTTCCACACCCTCCGCCGCCGCGCGCCGGTGCGGCTCGTCGTGCCGCGCGCGCTCCGCCGCCTCTCGCGCGCGACGCACGCGTTCGGTCCGGTGACGCCGACGTTCTTCAACGTCGCCGGCGCGGGCCCGCTCGAGGCCTCCTTCGAGGACGACCTCGGGCTCGGCGGGGGAGCGGCGCCGATCGTCGGAGAGTCGTTCGTCCGCGCGTTCGAGCGTGCGCTGCTCGCGCGCGGCGTCCCGTTCGCCTACGCCGGCGGCGAGGCGCTCGTGTCCTCGATCGAGGGCGCGTCGTGGATCGTCTGCACGACCGCGGGCGGCCTCAAGCGCGACGTGCTCGACACGCTGCGCGACGCGCACGCGCGCGGCACCGCGGTGACGATCGGCCCCTCCATCCCGTCGCGCGACGGCTCGATGCGCACGCTCGATCGCCCGCACGACGTCGGCGGCCTCGACCTCGAGCCGCTCGACGATCCCGCGCGCGCCGACGCGCTCGTCGCGCGCTACGTCGACGAGCTCGGGCTCCCGACCTTCCCCGTCGATCCGCCGACGGTCCACGTGACGGTGCACGAGGACGACGCGGGCGCGCCGCAGGTCGTCTTCGTGATGAACCCCGAGCCCACCGCCGTCCTCGCGACGGTGGGGCTCGGCGCGAACGTGAGGTCGATCGTCGACCTGTTGCCGCGCTCCCGCGACGCGGCGCGGATCGACGCGCAGGCCGGCGGCTTCGTGATCGAAGTGCCGGCCCGCAGCGCGCGGATGTTCTCGGTCGTCGGTTAG
- a CDS encoding bestrophin family protein: MWVEAKPSWIRTVLLGGFALPHIWLRTAGVTFLATVVTYLYEAIPQLHYSITTTPFTLIGLPLGIFLGFRNNAAYDRFWEGRKLWGTLVNQTRNFARQLVTFIEAPDADQEELSTFQKDMVRYVIAYVHALRYHLRDMAPLPRIARVLPEAEAKRYEGVDNVPIAMLQRIGNRLLEARRKGWVHVYHAPLLEHSLSVLTDVQGACERIKTTPIPYSYTVLLHRIVAVYCIALPFGLMDAIKWATPVVVLIVSYCFFGLDGVGDELEQPFGMDINDLPLKAISRTIERNLREGIGDEIPPKTAANKGVMV; encoded by the coding sequence ATGTGGGTCGAAGCCAAGCCGTCCTGGATCCGAACCGTCTTGCTCGGAGGCTTCGCCCTCCCCCACATCTGGCTGCGAACCGCCGGGGTCACGTTCCTCGCGACGGTCGTCACGTACCTCTACGAGGCGATCCCGCAGCTCCACTACTCGATCACGACGACGCCGTTCACGCTCATCGGCCTCCCGCTCGGCATCTTCCTCGGGTTCCGCAACAACGCCGCGTACGACCGCTTCTGGGAGGGCCGCAAGCTCTGGGGCACGCTCGTGAACCAGACGCGCAACTTCGCGCGCCAGCTCGTCACCTTCATCGAGGCGCCGGACGCGGACCAGGAGGAGCTCTCGACCTTCCAGAAGGACATGGTCCGCTACGTCATCGCGTACGTGCACGCGCTCCGCTACCACCTCCGCGACATGGCTCCGCTCCCGCGCATCGCGCGCGTCTTGCCGGAGGCGGAGGCGAAGCGCTACGAGGGCGTCGACAACGTTCCGATCGCGATGCTGCAGCGGATCGGCAACCGCCTCCTCGAGGCGCGCCGCAAGGGCTGGGTGCACGTGTACCACGCGCCGCTGCTCGAGCACTCCCTCTCGGTCCTCACCGACGTGCAGGGCGCGTGCGAGCGCATCAAGACGACGCCGATCCCGTATTCGTACACCGTCCTCTTGCATCGCATCGTCGCGGTGTACTGCATCGCGCTGCCCTTCGGCCTGATGGACGCGATCAAGTGGGCGACGCCGGTGGTCGTCCTGATCGTCTCGTACTGCTTCTTCGGCCTCGACGGCGTCGGCGACGAGCTCGAGCAACCCTTCGGCATGGACATCAACGACCTGCCGCTGAAGGCGATCTCCCGCACCATCGAGCGCAACCTCCGCGAAGGCATCGGCGACGAGATCCCCCCCAAGACCGCCGCAAACAAGGGCGTGATGGTCTAG
- a CDS encoding MFS transporter, with amino-acid sequence MPPRRVLPLLLVAYAAFYLCRANVEPALSLLANDYGYDNEQTGLVMGIALGAYAAGKLVLGPLADVKGGKYVLVGSLFATVAACFAIALLDAPRRFGAGLGLVLTGVLVVVNRFVQAGGWGGLVNLVGQLFGPERRGTVMGILSTSYDVGNVLALVLSSALVHAGAGWRMLFIVNPAITLAVAVTVKLRLSTSGASPPTPPPQTRPSRFALGALRARFRSSTSGASPPTPPPQTRPSRFALGALRARFRGRFWGPERPEPPERPERPERPERPERPEPVGRPLGGAGGGEARSAREESPGGRAREGGALSNLTKSRAFWFAMGLSFLLTFVRAGFMTWTPRFLYEVSVAANVASATSSSIAKSAFFGVAGIVGSVVTGRLSDRLGPGRRAPIMSCSLAALLLCVLGLAHAGVTSPTIATIGVATCGLFLLGPYSLLAGAVSLDVGGARSAATAAGLIDAVGYVGATLAAIVLGSVSKRLGWTAAFDVVAAVTFVALALSTLWSLRRTPRTPRLSPAA; translated from the coding sequence ATGCCGCCGCGACGCGTGCTGCCGCTGCTCCTCGTCGCGTACGCCGCGTTCTATCTGTGTCGCGCGAACGTCGAGCCCGCGCTGAGCCTCCTCGCCAACGACTACGGCTACGACAACGAACAGACCGGGCTCGTCATGGGCATCGCGCTCGGCGCGTACGCCGCCGGCAAGCTGGTGCTCGGCCCTCTCGCCGACGTGAAGGGCGGCAAGTACGTCCTCGTCGGCTCCCTCTTCGCGACCGTCGCCGCGTGCTTCGCGATCGCGCTGCTCGACGCGCCGCGCAGGTTCGGCGCCGGCCTCGGGCTCGTGCTCACCGGCGTGCTCGTCGTCGTGAACCGCTTCGTGCAAGCCGGCGGCTGGGGCGGGCTCGTCAACCTCGTCGGCCAGCTCTTCGGCCCCGAGCGCCGCGGCACCGTGATGGGCATCCTCTCCACCAGCTACGACGTCGGCAACGTCCTCGCGCTCGTCCTCTCGAGCGCCCTCGTCCACGCCGGCGCCGGCTGGCGCATGCTCTTCATCGTCAACCCCGCCATCACGCTCGCGGTCGCCGTCACGGTAAAGCTCAGGCTTTCAACGTCGGGGGCTTCGCCCCCGACACCCCCACCCCAGACACGGCCCTCGCGCTTCGCGCTCGGGGCGCTTCGCGCCCGCTTTCGCTCTTCAACGTCGGGGGCTTCGCCCCCGACACCCCCACCCCAGACACGGCCCTCGCGCTTCGCGCTCGGGGCGCTTCGCGCCCGCTTTCGCGGCCGCTTCTGGGGCCCCGAGCGGCCCGAACCGCCCGAGCGGCCCGAGCGGCCCGAGCGGCCCGAGCGGCCCGAGCGGCCCGAACCGGTCGGGCGCCCTCTCGGGGGGGCCGGGGGCGGCGAGGCGCGCTCCGCGCGCGAAGAATCCCCCGGCGGGAGAGCTCGAGAGGGCGGAGCCCTCTCGAACCTGACCAAGTCTCGGGCGTTTTGGTTTGCGATGGGGTTGTCGTTCTTGCTCACGTTCGTGCGGGCTGGGTTCATGACGTGGACGCCGCGGTTTCTCTATGAAGTGAGCGTCGCGGCGAACGTTGCGTCGGCCACCTCGAGCTCGATCGCGAAGAGCGCGTTCTTCGGAGTCGCGGGCATCGTCGGGTCGGTCGTGACCGGGCGCCTCTCCGATCGGCTCGGGCCCGGGCGGCGCGCGCCGATCATGAGCTGCTCGCTCGCGGCGCTGCTCCTCTGCGTGCTCGGGCTCGCGCACGCCGGCGTCACCTCGCCGACGATCGCGACGATCGGCGTCGCGACGTGCGGGCTCTTCCTCCTCGGTCCCTACTCGCTCCTCGCCGGCGCGGTGTCGCTCGACGTCGGCGGCGCCCGCAGCGCCGCGACCGCGGCCGGGCTCATCGACGCGGTCGGCTACGTCGGCGCGACCCTCGCCGCGATCGTCCTCGGGAGCGTCTCGAAGCGCCTCGGATGGACGGCCGCGTTCGACGTCGTGGCCGCGGTCACGTTCGTCGCGCTCGCGCTTTCCACGCTTTGGAGCCTGCGGCGGACTCCGCGGACTCCGCGCTTGTCCCCAGCCGCGTAA
- the sdhB gene encoding succinate dehydrogenase iron-sulfur subunit: MPEARTVKLKILRQDSPTDESTKRWEEFDIPWHPRMNVISALMEIQRAPKTTEGKKVAPVVWDSCCLEEVCGACTMIVNGKVRQACSALIDQVAPNGETVTLQPMTKFPLIRDLIVDRARMFEDLKHIKAWVHLDGSHELGPGPRQASDNQEEAYPLSRCMTCGCCLEACPQIPVQDANGKSSGFIGPAAINQVRLFNLHPSGKMHAPERLETLMEPGGIADCGKAQNCVEVCPKEIPLIDSIAVVSRQTTKHMLFGWLLK; the protein is encoded by the coding sequence ATGCCCGAGGCGCGCACCGTTAAGCTGAAGATCCTGCGGCAAGACTCTCCGACCGACGAGAGCACCAAGCGCTGGGAGGAGTTCGACATCCCCTGGCACCCGCGCATGAACGTCATCAGCGCGCTGATGGAGATCCAGCGCGCGCCGAAGACGACCGAGGGCAAGAAGGTCGCGCCGGTGGTGTGGGACTCGTGCTGCCTCGAAGAGGTCTGCGGCGCGTGCACGATGATCGTGAACGGCAAGGTCCGCCAGGCCTGCTCCGCGCTCATCGATCAGGTCGCGCCGAACGGGGAGACGGTCACGCTCCAGCCGATGACGAAGTTCCCGCTCATCCGCGACCTCATCGTCGACCGCGCGCGCATGTTCGAGGACCTCAAGCACATCAAGGCGTGGGTCCACCTCGACGGCTCGCACGAGCTCGGCCCCGGCCCGCGCCAGGCCTCCGACAACCAGGAAGAGGCCTACCCCCTCTCGCGCTGCATGACCTGCGGCTGCTGCCTCGAGGCCTGCCCGCAGATCCCGGTGCAGGACGCGAACGGCAAGAGCAGCGGCTTCATCGGCCCGGCCGCGATCAACCAGGTGCGCCTCTTCAACCTGCACCCGAGCGGGAAGATGCACGCGCCCGAGCGCCTCGAGACGCTGATGGAGCCCGGCGGCATCGCCGACTGCGGCAAGGCGCAGAACTGCGTCGAGGTCTGCCCGAAGGAGATCCCGCTCATCGATTCGATCGCGGTCGTCTCGCGCCAGACGACGAAGCACATGCTCTTCGGCTGGCTGCTGAAGTAG
- a CDS encoding CAP domain-containing protein, with protein MRGGITFLSSAALSLALASCETEDPTQLRSGSPLRRRTNNAPAVTATGSSDAEKCFKIVNEYRAQRGVPALERWSAGERCADGEAQSDAKSGKAHGAFPSCEQLAQNECPAYPGSLEEGLPECLADMWAEGPGGGHYENMASRKYTEVACGFHELPNGDFWSVQNFR; from the coding sequence ATGCGCGGGGGCATCACGTTCTTGTCGAGCGCCGCGTTGAGCCTCGCGCTCGCGAGCTGCGAGACCGAAGACCCGACCCAGCTCCGGAGCGGGAGCCCGCTCCGCCGGCGCACGAACAACGCGCCCGCCGTCACCGCGACCGGCAGCTCCGACGCCGAGAAGTGCTTCAAGATCGTCAACGAGTACCGCGCGCAGAGGGGCGTGCCCGCGCTCGAGCGCTGGTCCGCGGGCGAGCGCTGCGCCGACGGCGAAGCACAGAGCGACGCGAAGAGCGGCAAGGCGCACGGCGCGTTCCCCTCCTGCGAGCAGCTCGCTCAGAACGAATGTCCCGCTTATCCTGGATCTCTCGAAGAGGGGCTCCCCGAGTGCCTCGCGGACATGTGGGCCGAAGGGCCCGGCGGCGGGCACTACGAGAACATGGCGAGCCGGAAGTACACCGAGGTCGCGTGCGGGTTCCACGAGCTGCCGAACGGCGATTTCTGGAGCGTCCAGAACTTCCGCTGA
- the rsmG gene encoding 16S rRNA (guanine(527)-N(7))-methyltransferase RsmG — translation MELLAEAGVPEARRDAIARWLDLVRTWNARIDLTAAKGDRELVDLMVADALVLATKIADGARVVDVGSGAGAPGFALALLRPDLKVTLVEPLAKRVSFLRTAIGTLARTDVELVRAKADDVVKERGRAFDVAISRATLPPPEWLPVGLSLAPVVWTLLARDEPPASPNATLDDDLTYTWPLGGAGRRAVRHLLQDATSR, via the coding sequence ATGGAGCTCCTCGCGGAAGCGGGCGTCCCGGAGGCTCGGCGCGACGCGATCGCGCGCTGGCTCGATCTCGTGCGGACGTGGAACGCGCGCATCGATCTGACCGCGGCGAAGGGCGATCGCGAGCTCGTCGATCTCATGGTCGCCGACGCGCTCGTCCTCGCGACGAAGATCGCAGACGGCGCGCGCGTCGTCGACGTCGGCAGCGGCGCGGGCGCGCCCGGCTTCGCGCTCGCGCTCCTCCGTCCCGATCTGAAGGTGACGCTCGTCGAGCCGCTCGCGAAGCGCGTCTCGTTCCTGCGCACCGCGATCGGCACCCTCGCGCGAACGGACGTGGAGCTCGTGCGCGCGAAGGCCGACGACGTCGTGAAGGAGCGAGGTCGCGCGTTCGACGTCGCGATCTCGCGCGCGACGCTCCCGCCGCCGGAGTGGCTGCCGGTCGGGCTCTCGCTCGCGCCCGTCGTGTGGACGCTCCTCGCGCGCGACGAGCCGCCCGCGTCACCGAACGCGACGCTCGACGACGACCTGACCTACACCTGGCCGCTCGGCGGCGCGGGGCGTCGCGCAGTCCGTCACCTGTTGCAAGACGCTACGTCTCGCTGA